The following is a genomic window from Caproiciproducens sp. CPB-2.
GCGCAGGAGCTGGAAACAATCTACAACAGCATGAAACGTCTTAGCAAAGGAGATTAATATGGACGAAATTCAATTTTACAAAGGCCGCGTCGCGCTGAACTGCCTGACCAATTCCGTGCGCAACGCCGGGGAAATTCTGGAAGCGGCAAACGGCCATGTGGTCGTGGGGATTCTGTCCGCCAATTATCCCGATGTCGCCAGCGCGGTGAAGGATATGGAAATTTATCAGAAAGCGGTGGACAACAATATTTCCGTCGGGCTTGGCGCCGGAAACCCGAACCAGTGGCGCGCAGTGGCTGAAATTTCTTCCCAGATCATTCCCAAACACATCAATCAGACCTTTACGGCTACGGGGTTTACCCGCGGCAAGACCGGGGAGGGTCCTTTCCTGAACGCGATGGTGTCCCCTTGCGGTAGGCCGGGCTATGTGCGCATTTCAACCGGTCCGGTGAGCGGGAAGCTGGAACCCGTGATTGCGCCGGTTGCCACGGCGATCGCCATGGCGAAGGAACAGGGAGCGGATTCTCTGAAATATTTCCCGATGGGCGGTCTGAAGGTACGGGATGAGCTCACGGAAGTGGCGAAAGCCTGTGCCGACGCGTATTTCGGGCTGGAGCCCACCGGAGGAATCACCACGGAAAACTTCGGCGAAATTCTGCAGATTGTTCTGGATGCCGGGGTGCCGAAAATCATCCCGCATGTCTATTCCTCCATCATCGATCAGGAGACGGGGGATACCAGGATTGAAGAGGTCCGTAAACTCTATAAGATCATTACCGGGCTGGTAAAGTAATTTTACAGAATGACAGAACAGGATCCCCGGCGGTAAATTCACCGGGGATCCTGCTTGTAATGAATACCATTTTACTGCAAAAGGAGATTTCCTATGAAAGAATTTTACTATTCCGTTCGGGACGAGATGGGGATCCATGCCCGTCCGGCAGGTATCCTTGCAAAGGAAGCAAAAAAATACAGCTCTTCCGTTACAATCAGCAGAGATAAAAGCTCCGCCGATTTGAAGAAGCTTTTCGCGGTTATGCAGCTCGCGGTCAAGCAGGGAGAAAAAATCCGCGTTTCCGTAGAAGGCCCTGATGAAGCCGAAGCGGCGGCTGCCCTGGAACGCTTCTTCCGGGAGAACGTATAAGGGCAGGTTCGGCAGCCTGCCGCTATAGATATCCGTTTCGCTTCAGTATTCGATAAAAGATATAGGAACCCAGAAGCGCGATATAGTAAGATAAGAAAGTCGCTATAATATTCCATTGGTTCAGATAATAAACTCTTTTTATGAAAAAACCGCAGCCTTCTGTTAAAGTCAGCAGAAGACTGGACAATATTAAGACGGCATGATCGGGGAAATGATATTTACGTATGAAATAAATTGCAAAACATGGATAAAGGCAGAATAACCCCAATGTAAACGGGAGCGACGCGAGATTATAAAGATGAAAAGGATACAGCTTCCAGTAATAAAGGAATCCGATATCGTTAATCAAAAAGGCCATAGCGGCGGAAAAAGGGGCGATCAGAAACAGTACCTTTCTTTCCCGTATGAAGATCAGCGCCGCTATCCACGGGATGATAAATCCGATGATCATATTCAGTGTCAAAGTACATACACCAACCTTGCTTTTAAAAATAATATGCCAAGATTGTTGTCTAATATCCGGATCATCCTGTTTGTAACACAGGAGAAAACAGCCCTTTCAGTCGTAAAGGCCGAAAGGGCTGTTTTTTATGAACGCCGGATTTTCAGCCTTTTCAGAAGGCGCTTCTCATGCTCGCGTTTTCTTATGCCGCCCGTGTTCCGTTTATCTGGAACGTTCCGGAATTGGTCATGGCAACAGCTTTGATGATATCCCCTTCTACGGTCCCCTTCGCAAGGTACTTTAATTGAAAAAATCCGAGGCCGAGAGTTCCGGAAAACTCAAAGGAATTTCCACGGGTTTTCCCGTTCCTGAAAAAGCTTGTGCTTCCCATAGAACGGATAGAGCCGCTTAGCGTTCCGTGATCGTCAACAAGGGTTACGGTTCCCTTTTGGCCCCCCATTGGCGTATGCAGAGTAACGTTGTAAGTGCCGCTCATTCATTTACCTCTTTTCTGTTGGGATAATTTCAATATATGCCTTTGTGCACAGAGAGATTACAAGGCCTCAATACTTCCGGCGTTAATTTACTTCTTTCACATGATCGGTTCTTATTCGGCACTTTCCAGGAGCATCCCTCATATGATGGCATACAAGAATGGAAAGGAGTAAGGAACTATGTATAACAGGTGCCCCTGTCAGGACAACTGCAATCATATGATTTCTAAGGATTATGGCCCCGAACCTTTTACGATAAACATTGAGGAAGCTACCAGGAAAAATAATACTTTTCGGACCGCTTTATGGACAGGAAACCATTTGCAGCTTACTCTGATGAGCATTAACGTCGGGGATGACATTGGTTTGGAAATTCATCCGGACCTTGACCAGTTTCTCCGTATTGAACAAGGGCAGGGAATGATCAAAATGGGAGATCAGAAAGATAATTTATATTTTCAAAGGCGGGTTTCTGCGGATCATGCGATCATAATCCCAGCGGGGAAATGGCACAACTTAATCAATATCGGAAATATCCCGATAAAATTATATTCAATTTATGCGCCGCCCCAGCATCCTTGGGGGACAGTCCATAGGAACAAAGCCGATGCGATGGCAGCCGAATAGCGAAAATAAACAGCGTCTTGCCTTTGGGCAGGCGCTTTCTTGTTTTTGGGTATTCCGGCTTCCAGATATTACCTTTGTGTATTTGAAATCGATTCAGTATAATTTAAGAAAAAGAAAGAGAAAGAGTGATTGCCGATGCGCCAATGGGATATTTTTGTAAATGGAATCAAGCATGAAATTGTTTTTGAAGGATGTAAAATTTCAGGAAAAATCAAACTCCGTATTGACGGGATCCCGGTTGTATATTCCCCTTTTTTAGTGAAGGGGGTTGGTATGTTCTGTCCGTTTGAGGTGGATGGAAGCGAGATCATCCTAAGGCTTGACTTGAAAAATCACCCCGTCGGACTGATACAGGACGGCGTTTATCTGGAAACGGGAACGCCAATGGAAGAAACCGTACTGTCCGCTTTTCGTTCCGCTCAAGAGAGCCAGAACCCGATCATTGCAAACGACAGGGCGGGAATGGGAGCTTTTCTGACTTTTGTCGGCCTTACTTATGTGAACCTGATCCTGATTCTGATGAATGCCTCTCTTTCTTTTCCGTTCAGTGCAACCGTTCCTCAGCTTGTTCTCGGCATTGCTTTGTCGTGGAATGAAGAGTCCCCATCCACGGTTCTTTTCGTCTCAGGGATCGTGCTTTCTGTGATTTTTGCCTCCGTGTATTTGCTCCTTTACCTGCTTGCAAAGAAAAGGTTCTAGCCCGTTGTAGCCACCCTGGTTTTGGTCGTGCTGGATACATTGGTTGTGCTTTATCTGTCGCTTGACGATTTTACTTTTTATATCATCGATATTGTTTTTCACGCGTGGCTGATGTGGTCCTTGATCAAACTGATCGGAGCACGAAGGAAGCAGGCGGAGCAGTATCTTCAGTAGTTTACATAGCTTTACAATGCGGTTCTGCGATGCTATACTGAAATTACTGCTGATATAATCCAAAACGACAGCAGACACGAAGGGAAGGATCAATTTATGAACTGCTGCTGGTGCACGATTACGACGGAAAAACTGGACGAGTCCGTGGAATTTTACAGGGAGGTCGTCGGGCTCTCCGTAGCGCGGCGCTTTTCACCCAATCCGGGTACAGAAATCGCTTTTCTCGAAGACGAAAACGGCTTTGAGATTGAGCTGCTGCAAAACGGCAGATCTGTCGGCGCGGAAAAAGACGGTATCTCCTTGGGATTTGCAGTGAAATCGCTTACGGATACGCTTGCCATGGTCAAATCCAAAAAACTCGCCCCTTTCGGCGGACCCAAAAAAGTACCGGGGGCCTCTTTCTTTTTTGTGAAGGATCCTAACGGTGTTGCCATTCAGTTTGTAGAAAATGACCTCTGATGTCTGCAGCGCGGCAATATGCTGAATCCCCCGTCGGCCGGCTTGCCAACGGGGGATTCTCTCAGTATCTTCTTTAATAATTTGCCCTCTCAGTCTTACTGATATGCTCCCTTTATGAGAGACAGTGAAAAAGAAAAACACTGTTGATCATGAAGGGAGCATTTTGATGTCAAGTAAGTCAAAAATAGCAATTGCGAAAAAGGTAAGAATCACCCGGGAATATATAACTGGAAATATCTCAAGGGAAGAAGCCGCGAAACGGGCGGAAGTCGCACCTGATGTCATAACAGATTGGGCACGGATTTATCGCCAAGAGGGAGTTCTGGGCTTTGCGTCAGGAAAAAAGAATCACGTCTACAGCCAAGAGCTCAAAAAGCAAGCGGTGCTGGAATATTTATCAGGCGGATGTAGTCAGCACGCCATATGCGAGAAATACAAAATCCGGTCAAGAAAACAACTTCGATGTTGGATAAAGAAGTATAATAATCATGGAGAATTCAACTCCGTCAAGCATTCCGGAGGAGGAAGCTACATGAGAAAAGCACGCAGCACAACGCCAGATGAACGTATTCGAATCGTGAAAGATTGTATTGCATCCGGTAAAAATTACGGCGAGATGGCGCTTAAATATAATGTAAGCTACCAGCAGGCACGCACCTGGACGCTGAACTTTGAGAAAATGGGTGAAGCTGGTCTGCAGGATAGGCGTGGGCAGCGAAAAAAAGATCAGGCACCACGCACAGAGTTGGAGCAGGCACAAATTGAGATCGAACAACTTAAACACAAGCTGTATCTGGCGGAAATGGAGAATGCCCTGCTAAAAAAATTGGACGAGGTGGAGAGGAGGGATGCCTCTCGCAAGTAAGGCAAGGCCATATTTACACATCCATAAAAGAATGCCGTGCGGAAGCGGGATATCCCATCGAGACTGCCTGTAAGCTACTTCATGTCGCCCGTTCCGCCTACAATAAATGGGCGTCGGGGAACCAAAGCCGCAGGATTGCCGAAAACGAGTGGCTTGCGGAAAAGATCGAGAAAATCCATATGGAAAGCCCAGACAAAGGCTACCGCCGTATCAACGATGATTTGCGACACGACCACGATATCCACATCAATGACAAGAGGGTACTTCGCATCTGTCGGGCAAAGAACATAAAATCCACCATCAAGTACAACAACCACGGTTGCACAAGGCAGGCAAAGAATCCGCAGTATCTTGCCGAAAACCTTCTTGACCGCCAGTTTTTCGCCTCTCAGCCGAATGAGAAGTGGCTCACCGACGTTACTGAATTTAAGTGGTACGAAGGTCTTGAAGTACACAAGGTTTACCTCAGTGCTGTTTTAGATCTCTATGACAGGCGCATCGTAGCTTTCGTAATTAGTGAGCGTAATGACAATCCTCTCGTATTCAAGACCTTTGACAAAGCTGTCGGGAAAAATCCGGACGCACATCCCCTGTTTCACAGTGACCGGGGATACCAGTACACGAACCGTACTTTTCATCACAAAATTGACAAAGCCGGTATGACACAAAGCATGTCCCGCGTGGCACACTGCATTGACAACGGTCCAATGGAAGGCTTCTGGGGCATTCTGAAGCGTGAACGCTATTACGGCAAACGGTTCACCAGCAAACAGGCTCTTATCCAGATGATTGAGGATTATATCCGCTATTACAATACCCGGCGTGTTCAACGTAATCTGGGTGTCCTCACACCGATGGAGAAATACGAACGTTATCTTGCTGCATAAAAAGTGGACAGCAGCTTACGCCACTGTCCAGAAAATTTTTATAGTTTTTCATTGTCCTCTTGACGGGATGCGGTTCATACCGTCTGGGAGGGCTTTTTATTTGCTATTTCAGATTGGAATTGGTGGTAAATCATCATTTCATTATTTGAAGAAGGATTATTATATTTGCCAGGCTCTGTTTATTTCAGAGAATTGACATATCTGATATAAGTCTATGTGGTAAAATCCAATAATGAAACTTGTACTACGAGATAACATGCCAAATTGATGATTTTATGAATAAAGACCAGAGCTCATCGGGATTCCATGAATTCGATGAGCCCGTTTTGCTGTTGCCTTGCGGCTGTCGGAGAAACATTTTCATTTTTATCTAAAAGATAAATTTGTTACATTATGTTACATGTGTCGAAAATTGACGAAAAATCGATTATAATAAAAACAAATATTTTAGGGGGTAACAACAAAATGACACAAGAAGAAATCAAAAAATTAGACCGGCGTATTCGATCCATTGAAGACCCCTTTGGGACCGGATTTCTTGTTTTATACAAAACTATTCAGACAATGTCAGATTTCAAAGGGAAAAGCATGGGAGATATTGTCCGGCAATATACTTCCTGGAAGCTTCATGTTATGTAGTCATTGCTGTTTCGGTGTCGTAGGAATCTGAGTTCCTAAGTCCGGAGAATTTACAAGATAATCATTTATTACTTCATCGGACCAACCTAATTCCTGAAGCATACGCCTTATTT
Proteins encoded in this region:
- the dagF gene encoding 2-dehydro-3-deoxy-phosphogluconate aldolase — translated: MDEIQFYKGRVALNCLTNSVRNAGEILEAANGHVVVGILSANYPDVASAVKDMEIYQKAVDNNISVGLGAGNPNQWRAVAEISSQIIPKHINQTFTATGFTRGKTGEGPFLNAMVSPCGRPGYVRISTGPVSGKLEPVIAPVATAIAMAKEQGADSLKYFPMGGLKVRDELTEVAKACADAYFGLEPTGGITTENFGEILQIVLDAGVPKIIPHVYSSIIDQETGDTRIEEVRKLYKIITGLVK
- a CDS encoding HPr family phosphocarrier protein; translation: MKEFYYSVRDEMGIHARPAGILAKEAKKYSSSVTISRDKSSADLKKLFAVMQLAVKQGEKIRVSVEGPDEAEAAAALERFFRENV
- a CDS encoding VOC family protein; amino-acid sequence: MNCCWCTITTEKLDESVEFYREVVGLSVARRFSPNPGTEIAFLEDENGFEIELLQNGRSVGAEKDGISLGFAVKSLTDTLAMVKSKKLAPFGGPKKVPGASFFFVKDPNGVAIQFVENDL
- a CDS encoding transposase, whose amino-acid sequence is MKKKNTVDHEGSILMSSKSKIAIAKKVRITREYITGNISREEAAKRAEVAPDVITDWARIYRQEGVLGFASGKKNHVYSQELKKQAVLEYLSGGCSQHAICEKYKIRSRKQLRCWIKKYNNHGEFNSVKHSGGGSYMRKARSTTPDERIRIVKDCIASGKNYGEMALKYNVSYQQARTWTLNFEKMGEAGLQDRRGQRKKDQAPRTELEQAQIEIEQLKHKLYLAEMENALLKKLDEVERRDASRK
- a CDS encoding IS3 family transposase, whose amino-acid sequence is MKECRAEAGYPIETACKLLHVARSAYNKWASGNQSRRIAENEWLAEKIEKIHMESPDKGYRRINDDLRHDHDIHINDKRVLRICRAKNIKSTIKYNNHGCTRQAKNPQYLAENLLDRQFFASQPNEKWLTDVTEFKWYEGLEVHKVYLSAVLDLYDRRIVAFVISERNDNPLVFKTFDKAVGKNPDAHPLFHSDRGYQYTNRTFHHKIDKAGMTQSMSRVAHCIDNGPMEGFWGILKRERYYGKRFTSKQALIQMIEDYIRYYNTRRVQRNLGVLTPMEKYERYLAA